A genomic region of Desulfobulbaceae bacterium DB1 contains the following coding sequences:
- a CDS encoding flagellar biosynthesis anti-sigma factor FlgM: MKLTDVISQIRTDNKVEVKKTRKAEGVAESRPPVASDKVELSNSSRDVQKMREILDQTPAMRMEMIEALKKEINEGTYHVDARDIADRMLDDLLAEDSLLYE, from the coding sequence ATGAAGTTAACCGATGTAATCTCCCAGATCAGGACGGACAATAAGGTTGAGGTGAAAAAGACTCGCAAGGCCGAAGGTGTTGCCGAAAGTCGGCCACCTGTTGCCTCTGATAAGGTTGAACTCTCAAACAGCTCCAGGGATGTGCAGAAAATGAGAGAAATACTTGATCAGACCCCGGCGATGAGAATGGAGATGATAGAGGCCTTGAAAAAAGAAATAAACGAGGGCACGTATCATGTCGATGCCCGCGATATAGCAGACAGGATGCTTGACGATCTTCTGGCGGAAGACAGTCTGCTGTACGAATAG
- a CDS encoding DNA polymerase I produces the protein MKKHDTVYLIDGSAYIYRAYHAISPLSNSNGLPTHAIYGFTTILLRVIREKEPAFLAIAFDHKGPTFRHALYEEYKANRPAMPDDLVCQIPYIRKIARAYNILSLEQQGMEADDLIASAATKLAGRGSRVVIISGDKDLLQLVDDDIVVWDPMTDKLMTREAVHDKYHVEPEKLNDLFGLIGDSSDNVPGVPGIGPKTADKLINQFGSMDGLYENIELLSQQKLKEKLLAFQQQAFLSKKLIALKKDVEVPDHPEAYRLPAPDQEKLHALFTELEFSRLLKQEASARPMETRGFSLVADREELQALCRSLHQASFLVLDTETTSLDPLSARLVGISLCAETKNAWYIPLEHRDAVGAVLPGQLGLADVAEFLGPLFEDSRLPKIGHNIKYDYQVLKEQGLMLRGPLCDTMIASYLLNPSRRSHSLDDLAREHLQLGLTSFSQVTGNDKRPDAFSYVPLDAARDYSCEDAVSTCMLWELFVPQLRELNLWELFEKLEMPLVPILARMEETGIQIDPQILSDMSHEFGEKLAELEKKIFVLAGEEFNINSPKQLGAILFEKLRLPMGRKTKTGYSTDVSVLEKLAAYHELPAAVLEHRSVGKLKSTYVDKLATLIHPRTGRVHTSFNQTVTATGRLSSSNPNLQNIPIRSPEGQRIREAFVAPRNTVLLAADYSQIDLRVLAHYSQDQTLVEAFRAGKDIHTQTAAEIFRVHPSLITPQMRRVAKSINFGIVYGMSAFGLAGQLNISRKEAQTFINRYFDLYSGVKKFMEEIIAQARRDGFVTTLLQRRRQLPDINSSNKTIREFAERTALNTPIQGTAADIIKLASLHVHDLLTQANLNGKLLLQIHDELVFEVPENELKATCAVVREAMENVMQLAVPLLVNLSWGANLAETK, from the coding sequence ATGAAAAAGCACGATACGGTTTATCTCATCGACGGCAGCGCTTATATCTACCGCGCCTATCACGCCATATCACCCCTCTCCAACAGCAATGGTCTTCCCACCCACGCCATCTACGGGTTTACCACTATTCTTCTCCGGGTCATTCGGGAAAAAGAACCCGCGTTCCTCGCCATTGCCTTTGATCACAAAGGGCCGACCTTCCGCCATGCCCTTTATGAAGAGTACAAGGCCAACAGGCCCGCCATGCCTGATGACCTGGTCTGCCAGATTCCCTATATCAGAAAAATCGCCCGGGCCTATAATATCCTTTCCCTGGAGCAACAGGGGATGGAGGCGGATGACCTGATCGCCTCCGCGGCTACAAAACTTGCCGGCCGGGGGAGCCGGGTCGTCATCATCTCCGGCGACAAGGATCTGCTGCAGCTGGTGGACGACGACATTGTTGTCTGGGACCCGATGACGGACAAATTAATGACCAGGGAAGCGGTTCATGACAAGTACCATGTCGAACCGGAAAAGCTCAACGACCTCTTCGGCCTGATCGGCGACAGCTCGGACAACGTCCCCGGCGTTCCCGGCATCGGCCCGAAAACCGCCGACAAGCTGATTAATCAATTCGGCAGTATGGATGGTCTTTATGAAAATATCGAACTCCTTTCGCAGCAAAAACTGAAAGAAAAGCTGCTTGCCTTCCAGCAGCAGGCGTTCTTGTCGAAAAAGCTGATCGCCCTGAAAAAAGACGTGGAGGTTCCCGATCATCCGGAGGCCTATCGCCTGCCCGCGCCTGACCAGGAAAAATTGCACGCCCTGTTTACCGAACTCGAGTTTTCCCGCCTTTTGAAACAGGAGGCTTCCGCACGACCGATGGAAACAAGGGGCTTTTCCCTTGTGGCGGACCGGGAAGAGCTCCAGGCGCTCTGCCGCTCTCTGCACCAGGCATCATTTCTGGTGCTGGATACGGAGACCACCTCCCTTGATCCGCTCTCCGCGCGCCTGGTCGGCATCTCGCTTTGCGCTGAGACGAAAAACGCCTGGTACATTCCGCTTGAACACAGGGATGCCGTCGGCGCCGTTCTCCCCGGCCAGCTTGGCCTGGCCGATGTTGCCGAGTTCCTCGGCCCGCTGTTCGAAGACAGCCGGCTGCCCAAGATCGGCCACAACATCAAGTATGATTATCAGGTGCTGAAAGAGCAAGGACTGATGCTTCGCGGCCCCCTGTGCGACACCATGATCGCCTCGTATCTGCTCAACCCATCCCGGCGCAGTCACAGCCTGGACGATCTTGCCCGCGAACACCTGCAACTCGGCCTGACATCATTTTCCCAGGTCACGGGCAACGACAAAAGACCGGACGCTTTCAGCTACGTCCCCCTTGATGCCGCCCGGGACTATTCCTGCGAGGATGCCGTCTCCACCTGCATGCTGTGGGAGCTCTTTGTCCCGCAGCTGCGTGAACTCAATCTGTGGGAGCTTTTTGAAAAACTGGAAATGCCGCTGGTTCCAATTCTTGCCCGGATGGAAGAAACAGGCATTCAGATCGATCCACAAATCCTCTCCGACATGTCTCATGAATTCGGCGAAAAACTTGCGGAGCTGGAAAAGAAAATTTTTGTCCTGGCAGGCGAAGAATTCAATATCAATTCCCCGAAACAGCTGGGCGCCATCCTCTTTGAAAAACTGCGGCTCCCCATGGGGCGCAAGACAAAAACCGGCTACTCCACCGATGTCTCCGTGCTGGAAAAACTTGCCGCCTATCACGAACTGCCGGCCGCGGTGCTTGAGCACCGCAGTGTCGGCAAACTCAAATCAACCTATGTTGATAAACTTGCCACCCTCATCCACCCCCGTACCGGTCGGGTCCATACCTCCTTTAACCAGACGGTTACCGCCACCGGCCGGCTGAGCAGCAGTAATCCGAATCTGCAGAATATCCCGATTCGTTCACCCGAGGGGCAGCGGATCAGGGAAGCCTTTGTCGCCCCTCGCAACACGGTGCTGCTGGCAGCGGATTACTCGCAGATCGATCTGCGGGTTCTGGCACATTATTCCCAGGACCAGACCCTGGTTGAGGCTTTCCGGGCCGGCAAGGATATTCACACCCAGACGGCAGCGGAAATCTTCCGGGTCCATCCCAGCCTGATAACCCCCCAGATGCGCCGGGTCGCCAAGAGCATCAACTTCGGCATTGTCTACGGCATGTCCGCCTTTGGACTGGCCGGACAGCTCAACATCAGCCGCAAGGAGGCGCAAACCTTTATCAACCGCTATTTTGATCTTTACAGCGGGGTGAAAAAATTCATGGAGGAGATCATTGCGCAGGCCAGGCGAGACGGTTTTGTCACCACCCTGCTCCAGCGCCGCAGGCAGTTGCCGGACATCAACAGCAGCAACAAAACCATCCGGGAATTCGCCGAACGCACCGCATTGAACA
- a CDS encoding carbon storage regulator: MLILSRKVGEAIIIADDIKVRVLESKGGLVKLGVDAPEQVAIHREEIYLRILEENKKAALDAPADLSGLSDVFPMKKEGY, encoded by the coding sequence ATGCTTATCCTTTCCAGAAAGGTTGGCGAGGCAATCATCATTGCCGACGACATTAAAGTCAGAGTCCTGGAAAGCAAAGGCGGCCTGGTCAAGCTTGGAGTCGACGCCCCGGAACAGGTTGCCATTCACCGTGAGGAAATTTATTTGCGCATTCTTGAAGAAAACAAAAAAGCGGCACTGGACGCACCGGCCGACTTAAGCGGATTAAGCGATGTGTTTCCCATGAAAAAGGAAGGATACTGA